One genomic segment of Bradyrhizobium diazoefficiens includes these proteins:
- a CDS encoding helix-turn-helix transcriptional regulator, with protein MYVTAAESRVLGRIFGLLSEDMAEHEVREAIADHLLELLQADYYASFVWQEASKTFGKAVILNMDPRNVANYDAYFQYHDPITFKLQARREATLVTQVMPQRDLMRTEFFNDFLARDGLHWGVNAYSFVGNRNIGDVRIWRGRRRENFDAHALELLRLIEPAFTGALTRADGGAAGADESPVLRLSVREFEIARMIADDLSDKEIARRLQVEVSTVRTYLKRIFDKLGVRRRSGVAGLLSRH; from the coding sequence ATGTATGTCACCGCCGCCGAGAGCCGGGTCCTTGGTCGCATCTTCGGGCTGTTGTCCGAAGATATGGCCGAGCACGAGGTGCGCGAGGCGATCGCAGATCATCTGCTCGAACTGCTGCAGGCCGATTATTATGCCTCCTTCGTCTGGCAGGAGGCATCGAAGACGTTTGGCAAGGCGGTGATCCTGAACATGGACCCGCGCAACGTCGCGAACTACGACGCCTATTTCCAGTATCACGATCCCATCACCTTCAAGCTCCAGGCGCGGCGCGAAGCGACCCTGGTGACGCAGGTGATGCCGCAGCGCGACCTCATGCGGACCGAGTTCTTCAATGATTTCCTCGCCCGCGACGGACTTCACTGGGGCGTCAACGCCTACAGCTTCGTCGGCAATCGCAACATCGGCGATGTCAGGATCTGGCGCGGCCGCCGGCGGGAGAATTTCGACGCTCATGCGCTGGAGTTGCTGCGCCTGATCGAGCCGGCATTCACCGGCGCGCTTACACGTGCCGACGGCGGTGCTGCCGGGGCCGACGAGTCGCCGGTGCTCAGGCTGTCGGTTCGCGAGTTCGAGATCGCGCGCATGATCGCCGACGATCTCAGCGACAAGGAGATCGCGCGCAGGCTCCAGGTCGAGGTGTCAACCGTGCGCACCTACCTGAAGCGCATTTTCGACAAGCTCGGCGTCCGCCGCCGCAGTGGCGTCGCCGGCTTGCTGTCGCGGCATTAG
- a CDS encoding HlyD family secretion protein → MTEMPRTETFQQATEITRDYLDPPLRVPARNMVRRAALMLALLAGTAAIAYYGHDYWTNGRYLETTDDAYVKADSTMVAPKVSGYIAKVLVGDNEKVKAGQTLAKIDDRDFKAALDQASADVAAGEASVRNIDAQLELQQPIIEQSTADVAAADANLKFAQEERARYDDLMKSGSGTIQRAQQTDAALRASNAQLQHAKSGLVAAQRKVDVLTTQRAQAAAQLERARAVAQQAALNLSYTEITAPVDGTVGARSLRAGQFVQAGTQLMAVVPLDAVYVVANFKETQLTHVRSGQPVELRIDSFRSQTLHGHVDSLSPASGLEFALLPPDNATGNFTKIVQRVPVKIVLDDRSLTGLLRPGMSAVPTVDTKATVLAERDTVKRLADNAARPNGS, encoded by the coding sequence ATGACTGAGATGCCTCGCACCGAAACCTTTCAGCAAGCAACTGAAATCACTCGTGATTACCTAGATCCGCCGCTGCGTGTTCCGGCGCGGAATATGGTTCGGCGCGCGGCATTGATGCTCGCGCTTCTCGCGGGTACGGCAGCGATTGCCTATTATGGCCACGACTACTGGACCAACGGCCGCTATCTCGAGACGACTGATGACGCCTACGTGAAGGCCGACTCCACGATGGTCGCGCCGAAGGTGTCCGGCTACATCGCCAAGGTGCTGGTCGGCGACAACGAGAAGGTCAAGGCCGGCCAAACGCTGGCGAAGATCGACGACCGCGATTTCAAGGCGGCGCTCGACCAGGCCAGCGCCGACGTCGCCGCCGGCGAAGCTTCGGTGCGCAATATCGATGCGCAGCTCGAACTGCAGCAGCCGATCATCGAGCAGAGCACGGCTGATGTCGCCGCTGCCGACGCCAATCTGAAGTTCGCGCAGGAAGAGCGCGCCCGCTACGACGACCTGATGAAATCGGGCTCCGGCACGATCCAGCGCGCACAGCAGACCGATGCGGCGCTGCGCGCCAGCAACGCGCAATTGCAGCACGCCAAATCGGGCCTCGTCGCCGCGCAGCGCAAGGTCGACGTGCTCACCACCCAGCGCGCCCAGGCCGCGGCGCAGCTCGAGCGCGCCCGCGCGGTCGCGCAGCAGGCCGCCTTGAATCTGTCCTATACCGAGATCACCGCGCCGGTCGACGGCACCGTCGGCGCCCGCAGCTTGCGCGCCGGTCAGTTCGTGCAGGCCGGCACGCAATTGATGGCGGTGGTGCCGCTCGATGCGGTCTATGTGGTCGCGAACTTCAAGGAGACGCAGCTCACGCATGTGCGTTCGGGCCAGCCGGTCGAACTGCGCATCGACAGTTTCCGCAGCCAGACCCTGCACGGTCATGTCGACAGCCTGTCGCCGGCGAGCGGTCTGGAATTCGCGCTGCTGCCGCCTGACAACGCCACCGGCAATTTCACCAAGATCGTGCAGCGCGTGCCGGTGAAGATCGTGCTCGACGACCGCAGCCTGACCGGCCTGCTGCGACCCGGCATGTCGGCGGTGCCGACCGTCGACACCAAAGCGACGGTCCTCGCCGAGCGAGACACCGTCAAGCGCCTCGCCGACAATGCAGCCCGTCCAAACGGCAGCTGA
- the iaaH gene encoding indoleacetamide hydrolase produces MDLDQLTMTQAAGELCAGKITSKALTSAALARAKASANLNAFITLDEAGAMKAAETFDAKRKKGACKPLGGVPIVIKDNIEVAGLPSSAGTPALKSFVPKTDAPVAARLRAAGAIIIGKTNMHELAFGISGYNAGFKTGSEPGVRNAYDTGKIAGGSSSGTAAAIGARIVTAGLGTDTGGSVRIPCALNGCASLRPTVGRYPQQGIAPISHTRDTAGPMAATMTDVAALDRVIAGGGAIAPADLRQVRIGVVKSMLANLDGDTDAAFRAAIDKLKAQGATVVDIEMPELDDLNGKVSFPVAIYEANDDMVAYLKHTGTGLTIEALAKEIASPDVKGTYDGLVIPRKLPGPDNSVVDGKPAYDAAIKTARPALQALYRDTFARNKLDAIAFPTTPKVAIASNPDSSSLPNFLLFIKNTDPGSNAGVPGIQIPVALGASSKLPVGLELDGPAGSDRRLLAIGMAVEKVFGRLPPPTR; encoded by the coding sequence ATCGATCTCGACCAGCTGACGATGACCCAGGCCGCCGGCGAGCTGTGTGCCGGCAAGATCACCAGCAAGGCGCTGACATCGGCGGCGCTCGCGCGCGCCAAGGCCAGCGCCAATCTCAACGCCTTCATCACGCTCGATGAGGCCGGCGCCATGAAGGCCGCCGAAACCTTCGATGCCAAGCGCAAGAAGGGTGCGTGCAAGCCCCTTGGCGGCGTGCCGATCGTGATCAAGGACAACATCGAAGTCGCGGGACTGCCTTCCAGCGCCGGCACGCCGGCACTCAAGAGCTTCGTGCCGAAGACGGACGCACCGGTCGCGGCAAGGCTGCGCGCGGCAGGCGCGATCATCATCGGCAAGACCAACATGCACGAGCTGGCCTTCGGTATCTCCGGCTACAATGCCGGCTTCAAGACCGGCAGCGAGCCCGGTGTCCGCAACGCCTATGACACCGGCAAGATCGCCGGCGGCTCCTCTTCCGGAACGGCCGCGGCGATCGGCGCCAGGATCGTGACTGCGGGCCTCGGCACCGATACCGGCGGATCGGTCCGGATTCCTTGCGCACTCAACGGCTGTGCCTCGCTGCGGCCGACTGTCGGCCGCTATCCGCAACAGGGCATCGCGCCGATCTCCCACACCCGCGACACCGCAGGCCCGATGGCCGCCACCATGACGGACGTCGCGGCGCTCGACCGCGTCATCGCAGGTGGCGGGGCGATCGCACCCGCCGATCTGAGGCAGGTGCGCATCGGCGTGGTGAAGTCCATGCTGGCCAATCTCGATGGCGATACCGACGCCGCCTTCCGCGCGGCGATCGACAAGCTCAAGGCTCAGGGCGCGACCGTGGTCGATATCGAGATGCCTGAGCTCGACGACCTCAACGGGAAGGTCAGCTTTCCCGTGGCGATCTACGAGGCCAACGACGACATGGTCGCCTATCTCAAGCACACCGGCACCGGTCTCACCATCGAGGCGCTGGCCAAGGAGATTGCGAGCCCTGACGTGAAGGGCACCTATGACGGCCTGGTGATCCCGCGCAAATTGCCTGGCCCCGACAATAGCGTGGTGGATGGCAAGCCCGCTTATGACGCTGCGATCAAGACCGCGCGTCCTGCGCTGCAGGCGCTCTATCGGGACACCTTTGCCAGGAACAAGCTCGACGCCATCGCCTTCCCGACCACACCGAAGGTCGCGATCGCCTCGAATCCCGATTCCAGCAGCTTGCCGAACTTCCTACTCTTCATCAAGAACACCGATCCCGGCAGCAATGCCGGCGTTCCCGGCATCCAGATTCCGGTCGCGCTGGGCGCCTCCAGCAAACTGCCCGTCGGTCTCGAGCTCGATGGACCGGCCGGAAGCGACCGCCGGCTGCTCGCGATCGGAATGGCGGTGGAGAAGGTGTTTGGCCGGCTACCGCCGCCGACGCGCTAA
- a CDS encoding carboxymuconolactone decarboxylase family protein: MKPRMNFYQAAPDTMKALMALEEQIQSTGLEKSLIELVKIRASQINGCAFCINMHAEDARKRGETEQRIYLLNAWRESPLYTDRERAALAWTEAVTLISETHAPDDVYEQVRAQFSEAETVNLTMLIGAINAWNRLAIAFRAVHPVKVKTSVA; encoded by the coding sequence ATGAAACCGCGCATGAATTTCTACCAGGCCGCCCCCGACACGATGAAGGCGCTGATGGCGCTCGAAGAGCAGATCCAGTCGACAGGATTGGAAAAATCGCTGATCGAGCTCGTCAAGATCCGCGCCTCGCAGATCAACGGCTGCGCCTTCTGCATCAACATGCACGCCGAGGACGCGCGCAAGCGTGGCGAGACCGAGCAGCGCATCTATCTGCTCAACGCGTGGCGCGAATCCCCGCTCTATACCGACCGCGAGCGCGCCGCGCTGGCCTGGACCGAAGCCGTGACGCTGATCTCCGAGACGCATGCGCCGGACGATGTCTATGAGCAGGTCCGTGCGCAATTCTCCGAGGCGGAGACGGTGAACCTGACCATGCTGATCGGCGCCATCAATGCCTGGAACAGGCTGGCGATTGCGTTCCGCGCGGTGCATCCGGTGAAGGTGAAGACGTCGGTGGCGTGA
- a CDS encoding MDR family MFS transporter, which produces MSTLQPTVNAASSANFPAPAAAPATPAVSVKTWIAVIGATLGAFMAVLNIQIVNASLADIQGAIGAGIDDGGWISTSYLIAEIVVIPLSGWLAQVFSIRIYLLTNAILFLALSAACALAQDLPQMIVLRAVQGFTGGVLIPMAFTLIITLLPRGKQPIGLALFALSATFAPAIGPTIGGYLTENFGWQYIFYVNLVPGAIMVGMLWYALDARPMKLALLREGDWAGIIAMAIGLSALQTVLEEGNKDDWFGSPFIVKLSVIAAVALAAFLIIELTVKKPLLNLRLLVRRNFGFGILANVLLGVALYGSVFILPQYLSRIQGYNSEQIGMVLAWTGLPQLLLIPLVPRLMQRFDARIIIGVGFVLFAASNFMNIYMTNDYGSDQLLWPNIVRAIGQALVLAPLSAVATAGIEAENAGSASGLFNMMRNLGGAVGIALLQTVLTKREQYHSNVLMQSVSVFEQATRTRLEQLTQYFINHGVLDRADASHRAYVAIGHTVQKQAYILAFSDTFYLLGVALIVALIVVLFLKKAGHASAGGAH; this is translated from the coding sequence ATGAGCACGCTTCAACCGACCGTCAACGCCGCTTCTTCCGCCAACTTTCCCGCTCCGGCCGCGGCGCCCGCAACGCCAGCCGTCTCCGTCAAAACCTGGATCGCGGTGATCGGCGCCACGCTCGGCGCCTTCATGGCGGTGCTGAACATCCAGATCGTCAATGCCTCGCTCGCCGACATCCAGGGCGCAATCGGCGCCGGCATCGACGACGGCGGCTGGATCTCGACCTCGTATCTGATCGCGGAGATCGTGGTGATCCCGCTGTCCGGCTGGCTTGCGCAGGTGTTCTCCATCCGCATCTACCTGCTCACCAACGCGATCCTGTTCCTGGCTCTGTCGGCGGCCTGCGCGCTGGCGCAGGACCTGCCGCAGATGATCGTGCTGCGCGCGGTGCAGGGCTTTACCGGCGGCGTGCTGATCCCGATGGCGTTCACACTCATCATCACGCTGCTGCCGCGTGGAAAACAGCCGATCGGCCTTGCGCTGTTCGCGCTGTCGGCGACGTTCGCCCCCGCGATCGGCCCGACCATCGGCGGCTATCTCACCGAGAATTTCGGCTGGCAGTACATCTTCTACGTTAACCTCGTGCCCGGCGCGATCATGGTCGGCATGCTCTGGTACGCGCTCGACGCCAGGCCGATGAAGCTCGCACTGCTCCGCGAGGGCGATTGGGCCGGCATCATCGCCATGGCGATCGGCCTGTCAGCGCTTCAGACCGTGCTGGAGGAAGGCAACAAGGACGACTGGTTCGGCTCGCCCTTCATCGTCAAGCTATCGGTCATCGCAGCCGTGGCATTGGCCGCCTTCCTGATCATCGAGCTCACGGTGAAGAAGCCGCTGCTCAATCTGCGCCTGCTGGTCCGCCGCAATTTTGGCTTCGGGATACTTGCAAACGTCCTGCTCGGCGTCGCCTTGTATGGTTCGGTGTTCATCCTGCCGCAATATCTGTCGCGAATTCAGGGTTACAATTCCGAGCAGATCGGCATGGTGCTGGCATGGACCGGACTGCCGCAGTTGCTCCTGATCCCGCTCGTACCACGCCTGATGCAGCGCTTCGATGCGCGGATCATCATCGGTGTCGGCTTCGTCCTGTTCGCGGCTTCCAACTTCATGAACATCTATATGACGAACGACTACGGTTCCGACCAACTGTTGTGGCCCAATATCGTCCGTGCCATCGGGCAAGCGCTGGTGCTGGCGCCGCTGTCGGCGGTGGCAACCGCCGGCATCGAGGCTGAGAATGCGGGCTCTGCGTCCGGCCTGTTCAACATGATGCGCAACCTCGGCGGCGCCGTCGGCATCGCGCTGCTGCAGACCGTGCTGACCAAGCGCGAGCAATATCACTCCAACGTGCTGATGCAGTCCGTCTCGGTGTTCGAACAGGCCACCCGCACGCGGCTGGAACAGCTCACGCAGTATTTCATTAATCACGGCGTGCTCGACCGTGCGGATGCCTCGCATCGAGCCTATGTCGCGATCGGTCATACCGTCCAGAAGCAAGCCTATATCCTCGCCTTCAGCGACACCTTCTATCTGCTCGGCGTGGCGCTGATCGTGGCCCTGATTGTCGTCCTCTTCCTGAAGAAAGCCGGCCATGCCTCGGCCGGCGGCGCCCACTGA
- a CDS encoding indolepyruvate ferredoxin oxidoreductase family protein: MDAIPSLDTYELSDRYDREAGRVFLTGTQAIVRIALDQIRRDRASGLNTAGFISGYRGSPLGGIDLELWRIQERLKRDRIEFLPAVNEDLAATAVLGSQQVETQADREVDGVFGLWYGKGPGVDRSGDALKHGNAYGSSPHGGVLVVAGDDHGCVSSSMPHQSDVAFMSWFMPTLHPASVGEYLEFGEYGYALSRFSGMWVGFKAISEIVESGASVALRPPRLFRTPDFMPPLGGLHYRWPDLPGPQIEERLEAKKHAVYAFAKANPIDRHIYDIPHASYGIVTTGKAHLDLMEALRLMGLDEAACRSIGIDIYKVGMVWPLALHDAMEFVKGKREILVVEEKRGIIESQFKEYFYDYPGAKPERMVGKHDERGARLISWIGELSPRAVAGVLARRLDPMFPGLNLAARAAALMPEAAPTINVAGATRTPYFCSGCPHNISTKVPEGSKALAGIGCHFMASWMDRETSSLIQMGGEGVNWAASSRFTGNKHVFQNLGEGTYYHSGSMAIRQAIAAKTNITYKILFNDAVAMTGGQPVDGPVSVHAIAHSVRAEGVARIALVSDDPAQFSPADLPIGVTVHPREDMDAVQRELREVPGVSVLIYQQTCATEKRRRRKRGQMADPRRFAYINDLVCEGCGDCSVESNCLSVEPKETPFGRKRRINLSACNKDFSCLNGFCPSFVTVEGATRRRKSASEIDAIGRAADLPLPASATLDRPYDLLVTGVGGTGVITVGALIGMAAHLERSGVSVLDFTGFAQKFGPVLSYIRLAASPDALHQVRIDQGAADALIGCDLVVSSSPKASGTYRRGTRAAVNTAEMPTGDVVRFRDADLAAPARLRAISQVVGENNLDTINANALAERLLGDAVYANIIMLGFAWQHGLVPVSLSALLRAIELNGVAVERNKQAFAWGRIAAADPDFLPKTDEAPKAETLDRLIDRRADFLTAYQDEAYAARYRTIVTKVRNAETALNSTALTEAVARALFKLMAYKDEYEVARLHMQSGFREELKREFEDGFSVQYHLAPPFLSSQRDARGRPRKRAFGQWIQTPLAVLARLKGLRGTPFDPFGYSAERRAERGLITWYEGLIETMLARLDADRLPDIVAIAKAPMDIRGYGPVKDAAIAKVKADIGSRLAQPPWARAA; encoded by the coding sequence GGCGGGCCGCGTCTTCCTCACGGGCACGCAGGCGATCGTCCGCATCGCGCTCGACCAGATCAGGCGCGACCGCGCGAGCGGCCTCAACACCGCGGGCTTCATCTCGGGCTATCGCGGCTCACCGCTCGGCGGCATCGATCTCGAATTGTGGCGCATCCAGGAGCGATTGAAGCGAGACCGCATCGAATTTCTCCCCGCAGTGAACGAGGACCTCGCGGCAACGGCCGTGCTCGGCTCGCAGCAGGTGGAAACACAGGCGGATCGCGAGGTCGATGGCGTGTTCGGACTCTGGTATGGCAAGGGCCCCGGCGTCGACCGGTCAGGCGATGCACTCAAGCACGGCAACGCCTACGGCTCCTCGCCACATGGCGGCGTGCTGGTGGTCGCCGGCGACGACCATGGCTGCGTCTCCTCCTCGATGCCGCACCAGTCCGATGTTGCCTTCATGAGCTGGTTCATGCCGACGCTGCATCCGGCCAGCGTCGGCGAATATCTCGAATTCGGCGAATATGGCTATGCGCTGAGCCGCTTCTCCGGCATGTGGGTCGGCTTCAAGGCAATCTCGGAAATCGTCGAGTCCGGCGCCTCCGTCGCGCTGCGTCCGCCGCGCCTCTTCCGCACGCCGGATTTCATGCCGCCACTGGGCGGCCTGCACTATCGCTGGCCCGATTTGCCGGGGCCGCAGATCGAGGAGCGGCTGGAGGCGAAGAAGCACGCGGTCTACGCCTTTGCCAAGGCCAATCCGATCGATCGCCACATCTACGACATCCCCCATGCCAGCTACGGCATCGTCACGACCGGCAAGGCGCATCTCGACCTGATGGAGGCGTTGCGGCTGATGGGCCTCGATGAGGCCGCCTGCCGCAGCATCGGCATCGACATCTACAAAGTCGGCATGGTCTGGCCGCTGGCATTGCACGACGCCATGGAATTCGTGAAAGGCAAGCGCGAGATCCTCGTGGTCGAGGAAAAGCGCGGCATCATCGAAAGCCAGTTCAAGGAGTATTTCTACGATTATCCGGGTGCGAAGCCCGAGCGCATGGTCGGCAAGCACGACGAGCGCGGGGCACGGCTGATCTCCTGGATCGGCGAATTGTCGCCGCGCGCGGTGGCCGGCGTGCTCGCGCGCCGGCTCGATCCGATGTTTCCGGGTCTCAATCTCGCCGCGCGCGCGGCCGCCTTGATGCCGGAGGCCGCGCCCACGATCAATGTCGCCGGTGCGACACGCACGCCGTATTTCTGCTCGGGATGCCCACACAACATTTCGACCAAGGTGCCCGAAGGCTCGAAGGCGCTGGCCGGCATCGGCTGCCATTTCATGGCGAGCTGGATGGACCGCGAGACCTCCTCGCTGATCCAGATGGGCGGCGAGGGCGTGAACTGGGCGGCATCGTCGCGATTTACCGGCAACAAGCACGTCTTCCAGAATCTCGGCGAAGGTACTTATTATCACTCGGGCTCGATGGCAATTCGCCAGGCGATCGCAGCCAAAACCAACATCACTTACAAAATCTTGTTCAATGACGCCGTGGCGATGACCGGAGGCCAACCGGTCGATGGCCCTGTCAGCGTCCATGCCATCGCGCACAGCGTCCGGGCCGAAGGTGTCGCGCGCATCGCGCTGGTCTCGGACGATCCCGCGCAGTTCTCTCCGGCAGACCTGCCGATCGGCGTCACGGTCCACCCACGCGAAGACATGGACGCGGTGCAGCGCGAGCTCCGTGAGGTCCCCGGCGTCTCGGTGCTGATCTACCAGCAGACCTGCGCCACCGAGAAGCGGCGCCGCCGCAAGCGCGGCCAGATGGCCGACCCCAGGCGGTTTGCCTATATCAACGATCTCGTCTGCGAAGGCTGCGGCGATTGCTCGGTGGAGTCCAATTGCCTCAGCGTCGAGCCGAAGGAGACGCCGTTCGGCCGCAAGCGCCGGATCAATCTGTCGGCCTGCAACAAGGATTTCTCCTGCCTCAACGGCTTCTGCCCGAGTTTTGTGACCGTCGAAGGCGCCACGCGCCGGAGGAAAAGCGCCAGTGAGATCGACGCAATCGGCCGCGCTGCCGATCTTCCCCTGCCCGCCTCTGCAACGCTCGACCGTCCCTACGATTTGCTCGTGACCGGCGTCGGCGGCACCGGCGTGATCACGGTCGGCGCGCTGATCGGCATGGCCGCGCACCTCGAACGAAGCGGCGTTTCCGTGCTCGACTTCACCGGCTTTGCCCAGAAGTTCGGTCCGGTGCTGAGCTATATCCGGCTCGCGGCATCCCCGGACGCGCTGCATCAGGTCCGTATCGATCAGGGCGCAGCCGATGCGCTGATCGGCTGCGATCTCGTCGTCAGCTCTTCGCCCAAGGCGTCCGGCACCTACCGCCGCGGCACCCGCGCTGCCGTGAATACCGCGGAGATGCCGACCGGCGACGTCGTCCGTTTCCGCGATGCCGATCTGGCTGCGCCCGCCCGCCTGCGCGCGATCAGCCAAGTCGTCGGTGAGAACAATCTCGACACCATCAACGCCAATGCGCTGGCCGAGCGGCTGCTCGGCGACGCCGTCTATGCCAACATCATCATGCTGGGCTTTGCCTGGCAGCACGGATTGGTGCCGGTGTCGCTGTCCGCGCTCCTGCGCGCGATCGAGCTCAACGGCGTCGCGGTCGAGCGCAACAAGCAGGCTTTTGCCTGGGGCCGGATTGCCGCCGCCGATCCTGACTTTTTGCCGAAGACGGACGAGGCGCCCAAGGCCGAGACGCTCGACCGGCTCATCGACCGCCGCGCCGATTTCCTCACCGCCTATCAGGACGAAGCTTATGCGGCGCGCTATCGGACGATCGTCACGAAGGTCCGCAACGCCGAAACGGCCCTGAATAGCACGGCGCTGACCGAGGCGGTTGCGCGCGCCCTGTTCAAGCTGATGGCTTACAAGGACGAGTACGAGGTGGCGCGCCTGCACATGCAGAGCGGCTTCCGCGAGGAACTGAAGCGCGAGTTCGAGGACGGCTTCAGCGTCCAGTATCACCTCGCCCCGCCGTTCCTGTCCTCCCAACGCGACGCCCGCGGCCGCCCGCGCAAGCGCGCCTTCGGCCAGTGGATCCAGACACCGCTCGCCGTACTGGCGCGGTTGAAGGGATTGCGCGGAACGCCGTTCGACCCGTTCGGTTACAGCGCCGAGCGGCGCGCAGAGCGCGGGCTGATCACCTGGTATGAAGGGTTGATCGAGACGATGCTCGCCCGCCTCGATGCCGATAGATTGCCGGACATCGTCGCAATCGCCAAGGCCCCAATGGACATCCGCGGCTACGGCCCGGTGAAGGATGCCGCGATTGCAAAGGTCAAGGCCGACATCGGCTCGCGACTGGCGCAGCCGCCGTGGGCCCGGGCGGCCTGA
- a CDS encoding LysR family transcriptional regulator translates to MDRLTSLEVFSRVVETGGFSAAARKLNMSTTMVSNHVQALEDRLGVRLLQRTTRKVNLTEIGKAYYERCVQILADLEQADDIASELQSVPRGTLRIHVATHMVPFVATVVAKLLSTYPEVKVDLRMGEGDIDLIEEGYDVALRMTPPPDSSLIVRSLATWRHVLCCSHGYIETHGRVQRLDELAAHNCGRHLNYPFGDEWRFVDRKGTPASVRISGSLVTNSGEALRRMALDGAGICLMAGFLVRDDLEAGRLVRLLPEYRTVEISMNAVYPHRHHLSAKVRTFIDMLVHHSAEQQKLINPYS, encoded by the coding sequence ATGGACCGATTGACTAGCCTCGAAGTCTTCAGCCGGGTGGTCGAGACCGGCGGCTTTTCTGCAGCAGCCCGCAAGCTCAACATGTCGACAACCATGGTGAGCAATCACGTTCAGGCGCTGGAAGACCGGCTCGGGGTGAGGCTGCTCCAGCGCACCACCCGCAAGGTCAACCTCACCGAGATCGGCAAGGCCTATTACGAGCGCTGCGTCCAGATCCTCGCCGATCTCGAGCAGGCCGACGACATCGCGAGCGAACTGCAATCGGTGCCGCGCGGCACGTTGCGTATCCATGTCGCCACGCACATGGTGCCCTTCGTCGCGACCGTCGTGGCGAAGCTTCTGTCGACCTATCCGGAGGTCAAGGTCGATCTGCGCATGGGAGAAGGCGATATCGACCTGATCGAGGAGGGATATGACGTCGCCCTGCGCATGACCCCGCCGCCGGATTCGAGCCTGATCGTGCGCAGCCTCGCCACGTGGCGCCATGTGCTGTGCTGTTCACACGGCTATATCGAGACGCACGGCCGGGTGCAGCGGCTCGACGAACTCGCCGCGCACAATTGCGGCCGCCATCTGAACTATCCTTTCGGGGACGAGTGGCGCTTCGTCGATCGCAAAGGCACGCCGGCGTCAGTGCGCATTTCCGGCAGCCTCGTCACCAACAGCGGCGAAGCGCTGCGGAGGATGGCGCTCGACGGCGCCGGCATCTGCCTGATGGCGGGATTTCTGGTCCGGGACGATCTCGAAGCCGGCCGGCTCGTCCGCCTGCTGCCCGAATATCGAACGGTCGAAATTTCGATGAACGCGGTCTATCCGCATCGCCATCATCTGTCGGCAAAGGTGAGGACCTTCATCGACATGCTCGTGCATCACAGCGCCGAGCAGCAGAAGCTGATCAATCCCTACTCCTGA
- a CDS encoding D-amino-acid transaminase: protein MDSIAYVNGSFVPLSDAKVSVLDRGFLFADGIYEVSAVLDGKLVDNASHLARLERSVGEIKLKLPETVERITELQKELIARNEVVNGLVYLQVTRGADKGRDFAFPKGDVRPSLVMFTSEKDIVNAASAKTGINVITVPDIRWERRDIKSVALLAQVLAKQAAAEAGAGEAWMLQDGYVTEGGSSSAFILTKDDVIVTRKNSNAILPGCTRKAVVALAEERQLRVEERSFTVAEALAAKEAFATSASLFVQPVVAIDGKAVGDGKPGPVATRLREIYVEFAKATAV from the coding sequence TTGGACTCGATCGCCTATGTCAACGGTTCATTCGTCCCGCTTTCGGACGCCAAGGTCTCGGTCCTCGATCGCGGCTTCCTGTTTGCCGACGGGATCTACGAGGTCTCAGCCGTGCTCGACGGCAAGCTGGTCGACAACGCCTCGCATCTGGCGCGGCTGGAGCGCTCGGTCGGCGAGATCAAGCTGAAGCTACCTGAAACAGTCGAGCGCATCACCGAGCTGCAGAAAGAGCTGATCGCGCGCAATGAGGTCGTGAACGGCCTGGTCTATCTCCAGGTCACGCGCGGTGCCGACAAGGGACGCGACTTCGCCTTCCCGAAGGGCGACGTCAGGCCGAGCCTGGTGATGTTCACCTCCGAAAAGGACATCGTCAACGCCGCCTCGGCCAAGACCGGCATCAACGTGATCACCGTGCCCGACATCCGCTGGGAGCGGCGCGACATCAAGAGCGTGGCGCTGCTCGCGCAGGTGCTGGCGAAGCAGGCCGCGGCCGAAGCCGGCGCGGGCGAGGCCTGGATGCTGCAAGACGGCTACGTCACCGAGGGCGGCTCGTCCTCGGCATTCATCCTGACGAAAGATGACGTCATCGTCACCCGCAAGAACTCCAACGCGATCCTGCCCGGCTGCACTCGCAAGGCGGTGGTCGCACTCGCTGAGGAGCGCCAGCTCCGCGTCGAGGAGCGGTCCTTCACGGTTGCCGAGGCGCTCGCCGCCAAGGAGGCTTTCGCCACCTCGGCCTCATTGTTCGTGCAGCCGGTGGTCGCCATCGACGGCAAGGCGGTCGGCGACGGTAAGCCCGGGCCGGTGGCGACGCGGCTGCGCGAGATCTACGTGGAGTTCGCCAAGGCGACGGCGGTTTAG